A single genomic interval of Lathyrus oleraceus cultivar Zhongwan6 chromosome 7, CAAS_Psat_ZW6_1.0, whole genome shotgun sequence harbors:
- the LOC127108358 gene encoding uncharacterized protein LOC127108358, with amino-acid sequence MAPVAPRSGDAIFANIERVNAELFTLTYGAIVRQLLTDLEEVEEVNKQLDQMGYNIGIRLIDEFLAKSNVSRCVDFRETADVIAKVGFKMFLGVTASVTNWDAEGTCCSIVLEDNPLVDFVELPDNYQGLYYCNILSGVIRGALDMVSMKAEVTWLRDALRGDDVFELQVKLLKQVPEEYPYKDDE; translated from the exons ATGGCTCCGGTTGCTCCTCGATCTGGCGATGCGATATTTGCTAACATCGAACGCGTT AATGCGGAGCTGTTTACTCTGACATATGGGGCAATTGTGCGGCAATTGCTTACAGATCTGGAAGAGGTTGAGGAAGTCAACAAACAGCTAGATCAAAT GGGTTATAATATTGGAATCCGTTTGATTGATGAGTTTTTGGCTAAATCTAATGTCTCAAGGTGTGTTGATTTCAGAGAGACCGCTGATGTGATTGCAAAG GTTGGTTTTAAAATGTTTCTCGGTGTTACTGCATCCGTGACCAATTGGGATGCTGAAGGAACTTGTTGTAGTATTGTTTTGGAAGATAATCCTTTGGTGGACTTTGTTGAGCTTCCTGACAACTACCAAGGTCTGTACTACTGCAACATATTAAGCGGAGTTATTCGAGGAGCCTTGGATATG GTATCAATGAAGGCTGAGGTCACTTGGCTACGTGATGCGCTTCGAGGTGATGATGTGTTTGAGTTGCAAGTAAAACTTCTCAAGCAAGTTCCAGAAGAGTATCCATATAAGGATGATGAGTAG
- the LOC127104160 gene encoding small ribosomal subunit protein S13, mitochondrial — translation MFGFGRIVSNAAVCLRENLTFRSVQVRNINIGGGLGGEIPDSKRLQYALQHIHGIGRAKAHHIVCELGVENKYVKDLSKRELYSLRELLAKYLIGNDLKKLVERDVGRLVGIQCYRGIRHADGLPCRGQRTHTNSRTRRTMRTYGGSR, via the exons ATGTTTGGTTTTGGCAGAATTGTTTCTAATGCTGCTGTTTGTCTTCGTGAAAACTTAACG TTTCGCAGTGTGCAAGTACGAAATATAAACATTGGAGGTGGTCTTGGAGGTGAGATTCCCGATAGCAAGCGTCTTCAGTATGCTCTTCAGCATATCCACGGGATTGGCCGTGCAAAAGCTCATCACATTGTGTGTGAGCTTGGAGTTGAGAACAAATATGTGAAGGACCTAAGCAAAAGAGAACTATACTCTCTTCGTGAATTGCTTGCCAAGTACTTGATTGGAAATGATTTG AAAAAGTTAGTTGAGAGAGATGTGGGAAGGTTGGTTGGTATTCAATGCTACAGAGGGATCAGGCATGCGGATGGTTTACCCTGTCGGGGACAGCGAACTCACACAAATTCCCGCACTCGGAGGACTATGCGTACTTACGGGGGTTCAAGATAA